CCGCAAGCCATACCAAGTGCGCTCAATCCAAGAACTGTTGAAAGTACAATTACCTTTGTCATTTTATTTAAGACTCCTATCTATACTCAAAGAATAAACTACCTGTTGCCAGGCACCGGCCGATCGTGACACAGCCGTTTTTGCTTTGAGCTCTTTCTTTCTCAAAGCAAACGATAATATAGAAATCGAAAGCAGTTTAGTCAACCTAAAAATGAGAAAAAATGCTCTTTTTTGTGATTATTTTTTACTTTTTTTTCAAGTATGCGCGAATTCGATCCAGAATGCCTATTTTTACTGGTCTAGAATAATTTCTTGACTTAAATAATCACGAAAAGTTATTCTCAATGTGTGGCGTTAGTACGCCGCTTCAAGCCCGTTCTCCCGCTCTTTCGTATAAAAATGTCGAGTCAAAATATTAGTTCAGTCGGGCTTCTCCACGCTCGTACAACGACGATGTATCCGGTGATAACGATCCTGGTTTCGTTGCTGACGATCGTTGCCGCCTATATCTTGTCTATTTCGGAGCTTGAAGCAGACCGAAAGATACAAGGATTTTGCGGGATCATCGCAGTCTATCTTTGTGTCTATGTAGTTCTTTATTTTCACCAAAAGAGACTCAAGCAGGGCACAAACGCCCGACGTCCTATGCTTGAGGCAGATGTTGAACGGAGCCTTGAGGAGCTTGACGAGGTCAGCAGTTACTTCACCGGTTCGCTTAGATCCGATGATGCTTTCAGACTCGTTGCAAGCCGCGTACGTGATCTGTTGCCATATCAAACGATCGTGTTGTTTTTACTAACTGAATCGCGTTCTCAACTCGTATCTGTACATGCTGAGGGGGTTCGGGCGGAAGTTCATAAAGGACAACTTCTGAATTTTGATGACGGCCTTGCGGGACAGGCGTACAAAACTCACCAAGTCGAGGTCGATGGTTATCTGATGCTGGATTCGAATCAGGAATACGGGAGTTCGGTTGCGATTCCGCTTATGAATGCTGGTAATGTTTTCGGGGTGATACAGCTCTTCTTCGGCGATGATTACGATCCGGCTGTTAACGAAACATCGGTCTTTGAGGCGGTTGGCACACGCGTAGCACCGCTGATGCTCGGGTCGATCTCGTATGAACGCTCGCAGGCGAACGCCCTGACGGACGTTACTACCGACCTCCCCAATGAGCGGGCATTCTATCTTGTTCTCGAAAATCAGGTCGCGGAATCGCAGCGAAGGCGTGACGATCGGCCGCTGACGGTTCTTGCTATCGACATTGAGAATTTTGACGAGGTGAATCGTACCTTCGGCCACGTTGCGGGAGACACGGTGCTTAACTTCGTTGCCAGAGTTATCAAAGATAACGTCAGGCAAATGGATTTTGTGGCGCGTGCTTTGAATGATGAATTTCTTGTTATCCTGCCGACTGCGGATAAGGGGATATCGCAAGAGGTCATGCAGCGAATACAAGCTGGCTTTTCCGGGCGTAAGCTCGCGATCAACGAGGCGCAGGCAGTCGAGATCGAACTAAATATCGGCTGGGCAGTATTCGGCATTGACGGTGAAACGCCCGGCCAACTGCTGAGCCTCGCTCAGTTAAGGAAAGAGCAGATGAAATTTACCGGGCCGAGCAACCTCCTCTTTTTCCCGAACGAACCGCGAGAATCGGCTCACTAAGGAACGGTGAAATTGCTTTGCATTTAGGTCTTTGCCTTGTATATTTGGTCAATGGCAAAGATCTCTTTTTATGGCGGCGTCGGTACCGTAACCGGTTCAAAATATCTCCTCGAACACAACAACCAAAAAATCCTGATCGACTGTGGCCTATTTCAGGGCCACAAAGAGCTGCGCGAGCGAAACTGGCAAGATCCGCCTTTTGATGCGCGCGAGATCGATGCGGTCATCATTACTCACGCGCATATCGATCACACGGGCTGGCTGCCAAGGCTGGTGAAACTTGGCTTTAGGGGCGAGGTGACAACGTCTCGGGCGACCGGCGATCTGCTGAAAATACTGCTCCCGGATTCCGCACGCTTACAGGAAGAGGAAGCTGATTACCGCAATCGCCACGCCCTGACCAGCCACACGCCGGCACTACCTTTGTATGATGAGGACGATGCGAGGGCGACGCTCCAAAAGATCAGACCCGTGCCGAATGACGGCCAGCCGTACGAGATCTG
This sequence is a window from Acidobacteriota bacterium. Protein-coding genes within it:
- a CDS encoding sensor domain-containing diguanylate cyclase, whose product is MSSQNISSVGLLHARTTTMYPVITILVSLLTIVAAYILSISELEADRKIQGFCGIIAVYLCVYVVLYFHQKRLKQGTNARRPMLEADVERSLEELDEVSSYFTGSLRSDDAFRLVASRVRDLLPYQTIVLFLLTESRSQLVSVHAEGVRAEVHKGQLLNFDDGLAGQAYKTHQVEVDGYLMLDSNQEYGSSVAIPLMNAGNVFGVIQLFFGDDYDPAVNETSVFEAVGTRVAPLMLGSISYERSQANALTDVTTDLPNERAFYLVLENQVAESQRRRDDRPLTVLAIDIENFDEVNRTFGHVAGDTVLNFVARVIKDNVRQMDFVARALNDEFLVILPTADKGISQEVMQRIQAGFSGRKLAINEAQAVEIELNIGWAVFGIDGETPGQLLSLAQLRKEQMKFTGPSNLLFFPNEPRESAH